A window of Candidatus Nezhaarchaeales archaeon contains these coding sequences:
- a CDS encoding sodium-translocating pyrophosphatase, which yields MIYTLIAVVAAVIALVFAGMSAFLVVKRPCGTERMVEIYKAIKEGARAYLNRQYKTLLTLMIILAVVFAVTVDYNYFASGRSGYSYYFPFVGLSFLVGAVFSALAGYVGMKVAVEGNVRAANDAHQGLKAALSTSFRGGVVMGLSMVGLALLGVSIFYLFWRNPLLYAGFGFGGSLVALFARIGGGIYTKSADVGADLVGKVEAGIPEDDPRNPAVIADAVGDNVGDVAGMAADVFETYAVTLIGALLLGWPLTQITRNVAFLEYPLLLGAIAVFSTIMGTFTVRTGERGDPTTAILKGIAVTAVLAIIGFYAATMALFNSPSLFYAAMIGVVIVVLLALFTNFYTSYKYQPTRSIAEAAQAGPAINLIRGLANGLESVILPVVTIALGVLGAYMLAGGMWGDVFAGMYGVAIAAMAMLSIAGIIVSVDAYGPIVDNAGGIAEMAGLDPKVREITDALDAVGNTTKALTKVFAIGSAGLAALSLLLAYIEEVAEVKYPTLPLDVRLMKIGETLTLIKPQVILGLVIGGGLTFVFAALCMKAVGVGAFKMVSEVRRQFKEIPGIMEGKAKPDYAKCVDISVRAALRGMVAPGALVILSPLVIGFLFGSEALAGLLIGTIVSGLALALMMASGGAAWDNAKKYIETGAFGGKRSPAHAAAVVGDTVGDPCKDTAGPAINPMIKAVNMISIIFAGLIVALTLI from the coding sequence TTGATTTATACTTTAATAGCTGTTGTTGCAGCGGTAATCGCGTTGGTTTTCGCTGGGATGTCGGCTTTCCTAGTGGTTAAACGTCCATGTGGAACTGAACGTATGGTTGAGATATATAAAGCCATAAAGGAAGGCGCTAGGGCCTACTTAAATAGGCAGTATAAAACGCTGCTAACTCTAATGATCATTTTGGCGGTGGTCTTCGCCGTAACCGTTGACTACAACTACTTCGCATCTGGGCGTTCTGGGTATTCTTACTACTTTCCCTTCGTAGGCTTATCGTTCCTAGTGGGAGCAGTATTCTCAGCGTTAGCGGGCTATGTAGGGATGAAGGTCGCCGTGGAGGGGAACGTTAGGGCCGCTAACGATGCGCATCAGGGGCTTAAAGCCGCGCTTAGCACCTCCTTTAGGGGAGGGGTTGTCATGGGCCTATCGATGGTTGGCCTCGCCCTCCTAGGGGTTTCAATATTCTACCTATTCTGGAGGAACCCGTTACTATACGCAGGCTTCGGCTTCGGCGGGAGCTTAGTAGCCTTATTCGCTAGGATCGGCGGCGGGATCTACACTAAGTCGGCTGATGTTGGGGCCGATCTAGTGGGTAAGGTCGAGGCCGGCATCCCTGAGGATGACCCCAGAAACCCGGCGGTTATAGCTGATGCCGTGGGCGATAACGTGGGTGATGTAGCCGGTATGGCCGCCGACGTATTCGAAACGTATGCCGTAACCCTTATAGGCGCTTTACTATTAGGCTGGCCCCTTACACAAATAACTCGTAATGTAGCGTTCCTCGAGTATCCGCTTCTACTTGGAGCTATAGCCGTTTTTTCAACGATCATGGGGACCTTCACTGTTAGAACGGGCGAACGGGGCGATCCAACAACCGCTATACTTAAGGGGATAGCTGTTACCGCTGTTCTAGCTATAATAGGCTTTTACGCAGCCACTATGGCGCTTTTTAATTCACCCTCCCTCTTCTACGCGGCTATGATAGGCGTAGTCATAGTAGTCCTCTTAGCCCTTTTTACGAACTTTTACACGTCCTACAAGTATCAGCCTACGAGGTCCATAGCTGAAGCGGCTCAAGCCGGCCCAGCTATAAACCTAATCCGGGGCTTAGCTAACGGCCTTGAAAGCGTTATACTCCCAGTAGTAACAATAGCCTTAGGCGTTTTAGGTGCCTACATGCTGGCCGGAGGTATGTGGGGCGACGTCTTTGCGGGGATGTACGGGGTCGCCATAGCCGCGATGGCTATGCTTTCCATAGCGGGTATAATAGTATCGGTAGACGCCTACGGCCCCATAGTTGATAACGCTGGAGGCATAGCGGAAATGGCCGGCTTAGATCCAAAGGTGAGGGAGATTACCGATGCCCTCGACGCCGTTGGAAATACTACTAAGGCGTTAACCAAGGTATTCGCGATAGGTTCAGCGGGGTTAGCGGCTTTATCACTCCTCTTAGCCTACATAGAGGAGGTTGCTGAGGTTAAGTATCCAACCCTACCTTTAGACGTAAGGCTTATGAAGATAGGTGAAACGTTAACGCTGATTAAGCCGCAAGTAATCCTAGGCTTAGTTATAGGCGGCGGTTTAACCTTCGTATTCGCGGCCCTCTGTATGAAGGCGGTCGGGGTCGGAGCCTTTAAAATGGTTAGCGAGGTTCGAAGGCAGTTTAAGGAGATACCGGGCATTATGGAGGGTAAGGCTAAACCCGATTACGCGAAGTGTGTAGATATAAGCGTACGCGCCGCCCTACGTGGGATGGTTGCTCCAGGCGCTTTAGTTATTCTAAGCCCGTTAGTGATAGGCTTCCTATTCGGCTCCGAAGCCTTAGCTGGACTATTGATTGGCACTATAGTTTCAGGCCTCGCCCTAGCCTTAATGATGGCTAGCGGAGGGGCGGCTTGGGATAATGCTAAGAAGTATATTGAGACTGGCGCTTTTGGAGGTAAACGGTCGCCGGCTCACGCCGCCGCCGTTGTAGGTGATACTGTTGGCGATCCCTGTAAGGATACCGCTGGTCCAGCCATAAACCCGATGATAAAGGCCGTAAACATGATATCGATAATATTCGCGGGGCTAATAGTAGCGTTAACGTTAATATAA